A window of Rhododendron vialii isolate Sample 1 chromosome 11a, ASM3025357v1 contains these coding sequences:
- the LOC131306399 gene encoding cyclic phosphodiesterase-like — MEEQVPEPPQPPKHMYSVWAIPPEDVTERLKKLMAGLRLEFDGPEFEPHVTVVGAISLTEDDAFDKFRAACQGVRAYTATVERVATGTFFYQCIFLLLHPTPQVLEASSHCTRHFGYKSSTPYMPHLSILYGDLSNEEKKKAQEKTNILDESINNLSFQISSLALYETDTEDMTLKSWKKIAEFNLDTN, encoded by the exons ATGGAGGAACAAGTCCCCGAACCACCTCAGCCCCCGAAACATATGTATTCAGTGTGGGCGATACCACCGGAGGACGTAACAGAGCGGCTCAAGAAGCTGATGGCTGGGCTCCGATTGGAGTTCGATGGGCCCGAGTTCGAACCCCACGTCACCGTCGTCGGCGCTATTAGCCTGACGGAGGACGACGCCTTTGACAAGTTCCGAGCCGCTTGTCAGGGCGTCAGAGCCTACACCGCCACCGTGGAGAGAGTGGCCACTGGCACCTTCTTCTATCAGtgcatctttcttctcctccaTCCAACGCCTCAG GTATTGGAGGCTAGTTCACACTGCACCAGGCATTTTGGTTACAAGAGCTCGACCC CTTATATGCCACATCTGAGTATCCTTTATGGGGATTTATCCAatgaggagaaaaagaaagctcAAGAGAAAACCAACATCCTTGATGAAAGCATCAACAACCTCAGCTTCCAGATAAGCAGCCTTGCTTTGTACGAAACAGACACTGAAGACATGACTCTGAAATCCTGGAAGAAGATAGCTGAATTCAATCTCGACACTAATTAG